One Ignavibacteriota bacterium DNA segment encodes these proteins:
- a CDS encoding glycoside hydrolase family 92 protein, producing MRKNALELPADTKDYRNGKGVRALDSYMQYGYIPLEDSVSDSFHKGEQVSRTLEYAYDDFAMAQIARAMGRTDDTEYFLRRSQNYRNVFDTTRMCVAGRYADGTFTEEFEKTQRMPYITEGTPWQYTWYVPHDVPGLIALMGGEDAFEKELDAFFAAGQYWHGNEPDQQVPFLYTYTRNPWKTHQIVHRIREEEYSATPGGLCGNDDAGQISAWYVFAALGLYPVCPGTQDYAVTSPAFDRITLHLARGRTLTIRADGVSAGKYVIRSGVLNGRAITDGKVRHDELVKGGTLTYRVRGPLRGEREGAKQ from the coding sequence GTGCGGAAGAATGCTCTGGAGCTCCCCGCGGACACGAAGGACTACCGGAACGGCAAAGGCGTGCGGGCACTGGATTCCTACATGCAGTACGGGTACATACCCCTCGAAGACAGCGTCAGCGATTCGTTCCACAAGGGCGAACAGGTATCACGCACCCTGGAATATGCGTATGACGATTTCGCCATGGCCCAGATCGCACGTGCGATGGGCCGGACCGACGATACAGAGTACTTCCTCCGCAGGTCGCAGAACTACCGGAATGTCTTTGATACCACGCGCATGTGTGTTGCGGGCAGGTATGCCGACGGGACGTTCACCGAGGAATTCGAGAAGACTCAGCGTATGCCCTATATCACCGAAGGCACTCCCTGGCAGTACACATGGTATGTGCCCCATGATGTTCCCGGGCTTATCGCGCTGATGGGGGGGGAGGACGCTTTTGAGAAGGAACTCGATGCCTTCTTCGCCGCCGGGCAGTACTGGCATGGCAACGAGCCGGACCAACAGGTCCCATTCCTTTACACCTATACACGCAACCCGTGGAAGACCCATCAGATCGTCCACCGGATCCGTGAGGAAGAATACAGCGCCACACCGGGAGGGCTGTGCGGCAATGACGACGCCGGACAGATCTCTGCATGGTATGTCTTCGCCGCTCTGGGTCTCTATCCAGTCTGCCCGGGAACACAGGACTATGCCGTGACCTCGCCGGCGTTCGACCGGATCACGCTCCATCTGGCCCGTGGCAGGACCCTTACCATACGTGCCGATGGTGTCAGCGCGGGCAAGTATGTCATCCGTTCGGGGGTGTTGAATGGGCGGGCCATAACCGATGGGAAGGTGCGGCATGACGAACTCGTCAAAGGGGGCACCCTGACCTACCGTGTGCGAGGGCCACTGCGGGGCGAGCGGGAAGGGGCGAAGCAATGA
- the iolB gene encoding 5-deoxy-glucuronate isomerase, translating into MNVDPRCKLLVHPLDDTSGEYQRITPQGAGWQHLHFGARRLTRGAVWRHDTGDHEMCIVLLGGSFSITSKWGTWKTSGGREHVFAGLPHAAYLPPHTEFTLTAESAMADIGYGHTVGDPALAGFFITPDDVQRHGIEMRGGDNASRQINSILPPGSPVHRLVCVEVYTPSGNWSSFPAHKHDSRKISEQGKLIEASLDETYFYKFDRPQGFALQRIYTGDRSLNEIAEPQTDDVVLVPRGYHPVVAGHGYHAYYLNCLAGSDQSLVNTDDPDHAWIYGTWKGMDPRLPLVTLAMNKKAP; encoded by the coding sequence ATGAATGTCGACCCGCGCTGCAAACTCCTGGTCCATCCTCTCGATGATACCTCGGGTGAATACCAGCGGATCACCCCACAGGGAGCCGGGTGGCAGCACCTGCATTTCGGGGCCCGCCGGCTCACCCGGGGCGCTGTGTGGCGGCATGACACGGGTGACCACGAGATGTGTATTGTGCTGCTGGGGGGGAGTTTTTCCATCACGTCGAAGTGGGGTACATGGAAGACCAGCGGTGGCAGGGAGCACGTCTTTGCCGGGCTCCCGCACGCCGCATATCTTCCGCCGCACACCGAATTCACGCTCACTGCGGAGAGCGCAATGGCGGATATCGGCTATGGGCATACGGTCGGCGACCCCGCACTCGCGGGGTTCTTCATCACGCCGGACGATGTGCAGCGCCATGGTATCGAAATGCGCGGCGGCGACAATGCGTCGCGTCAGATCAACTCGATCCTTCCGCCGGGATCACCGGTCCACCGGCTTGTGTGTGTCGAAGTCTATACCCCCTCGGGCAACTGGAGTTCGTTCCCCGCCCACAAACACGACAGCCGGAAGATCAGCGAGCAAGGGAAGCTGATCGAGGCGAGTCTCGACGAGACGTATTTCTACAAATTCGATAGGCCCCAGGGGTTTGCGCTTCAGCGGATCTACACCGGCGACCGTTCGTTGAACGAGATCGCGGAACCCCAAACTGATGATGTGGTGCTGGTGCCGAGAGGGTATCATCCGGTCGTGGCGGGACACGGGTATCATGCCTACTACTTGAACTGTCTTGCCGGCAGCGACCAGTCCCTCGTCAATACGGACGACCCTGACCACGCGTGGATCTACGGTACGTGGAAAGGGATGGACCCCCGTTTGCCGCTGGTCACGCTCGCAATGAACAAGAAAGCCCCATGA
- a CDS encoding class II fructose-bisphosphate aldolase translates to MRMPMRDTLAKAYGKAGIGAFNVFTAEQVHGVLAGATTAQCPVIMQITPAARRYMTPEILQGMVEGAEHVYPEAGVCIHLDHGDTAHCMDAIASGFYDSVMIDASHEPFEKNIAVTKDIVDRAHDRGIAVEAELGVLSGVEDDMAAGEDQARCTDPDQAEEFVARTGCDSLAIAIGTSHGAYKFRGNMSLNLEVLAKIRQALPGFPLVLHGASAVPAHEIERINLAGGRLRTDSRGIARGELQKAIRLGVAKVNIATDMRLLWTRICREFFRDTPDLFDPLVPGKRYMEALQQLVVVKCRELIVEGYEQSL, encoded by the coding sequence ATGAGGATGCCGATGCGGGATACTCTTGCGAAGGCATACGGAAAAGCCGGCATCGGGGCCTTCAATGTGTTCACCGCCGAACAGGTCCACGGTGTTCTTGCCGGTGCAACAACAGCACAGTGCCCCGTGATCATGCAGATCACGCCTGCTGCCCGGCGTTACATGACACCCGAAATACTGCAGGGGATGGTGGAAGGCGCCGAGCACGTGTATCCGGAGGCAGGGGTGTGCATCCACCTCGATCACGGTGATACGGCCCACTGCATGGATGCGATCGCCTCGGGGTTCTACGATTCGGTGATGATCGATGCCTCGCATGAACCCTTCGAAAAGAACATCGCTGTGACGAAGGACATCGTTGATCGGGCTCATGACCGGGGTATCGCGGTGGAGGCGGAACTCGGCGTGCTCAGCGGTGTAGAAGATGACATGGCGGCAGGGGAAGATCAGGCGCGCTGTACCGATCCCGATCAGGCAGAGGAGTTCGTTGCACGCACAGGGTGCGACAGTCTCGCCATCGCCATCGGTACGAGCCACGGTGCGTACAAGTTCCGCGGAAATATGTCGCTGAATCTCGAGGTCCTGGCGAAGATACGGCAGGCACTTCCCGGATTTCCGCTCGTCCTGCATGGTGCCTCGGCGGTTCCGGCGCATGAGATCGAGCGGATCAATCTCGCAGGCGGGCGTCTCAGGACTGATAGCAGGGGCATCGCACGCGGGGAACTCCAGAAGGCGATCCGGCTTGGCGTGGCAAAAGTGAACATCGCCACCGATATGCGGCTCCTGTGGACCCGCATCTGCCGGGAGTTCTTCCGCGACACGCCGGACCTGTTCGATCCGCTCGTGCCCGGCAAGAGATATATGGAAGCACTTCAACAGCTGGTGGTTGTGAAGTGCCGGGAATTGATCGTTGAGGGGTATGAGCAGTCACTATGA